A region of the Kribbella sp. NBC_01245 genome:
GACTTGGCGAGCTCGACCGCCTCGTCCTTCGCGTGCCGGCCCGAGCTGGCAGAGCTCTGACCGTCGCGGACCCGCTTGTAGTGGTTATAAACCGCCACCGCGAGGGCTTTCTTCGCCACGTCCTGACCAACGACGTACGCGTTGAGGAAGTCGTAGATCTCGCGAGGCTTCGGGAGCTCCGTCAGACCGACCTCGGAGCCCTCGTTCAGCTCCTCCTCGATGATCTCGTTGCAGAGATCGATGCACTCGTCGCAGATGTAGACGCCTGGACCGGCGATGAGCTTCTTGACCTGCTTCTGGCTCTTGCCACAGAACGAGCACTTGAGCAGATCTCCGCCGTCACCTATGCGTGCCACCGGGAGTGATCCCTTCTCTCAACAGTCGAGGCCGACCGGCGCTCCGGGCCGAACGCGGACCCAGTTCGACGGTACCGCGCCGAGGGGCGATTCGCCGCGCCAACCCACGCGTCGATCGCTACGCCGGTGGCGAACGCCCGCCCCTCTTGACAGCACCGTCGATAACCGGTCATCCGGAATCAGACCCCGGCCGGGACCGGTGCCTTGCGGCTCTCCAGGATTCCGTCGATCAGACCGTACTCCACGGCCTGCTCCGCGGTGAGGAACTTGTCCCGCTCGATGTCGTGTGAAACCTCTTCGATCGACTTGCCGCTGGCGTCGGAGATCATCTTCTCCAGCAGCGAGCGCAGGCGGAGGATCTCGTTCGCCTGGATCTCGATGTCGCTGGACTGCCCGTAGGTGCCCTCGGTGGCCGGCTGGTGGATGATGATCCGGCTGTTCGGCAGGGCGAGACGCTTACCCGGGGTGCCGGCGGCCAGCAGCACGGCGGCGGCCGAGGCGGCCTGGCCGAGGCAGACGGTCGCGACGTCGGCCTTGATGTACCGGATGGTGTCGTAGATCGCCGTCAGGGCCGTGAACGAGCCGCCGGGCGAGTTGATGTAGATGCTGATGTCGCGGTCGGGGTCCATCGACTCCAGGCAGAGCAGCTGCGCCATCACGGCATTCGCGATCTCGTCGGAGATCGGGGTGCCGAGGAAGATGGTGCGCTCCTCGAACAGCTTGGTGTAGGGATCGACCCGGCGCATGCCGTAAGACGTGCGCTCCTCCCACTGCGGGATGAAGTAGTTCATGCTGTGTCCTTAGTGTTCAGTGGGAAGGTCAGGAGTTCGGGCTGCCGCTGCTGAGCTGCGCGGCGCTCGCGACGACGTGGTCGATGAAGCCGTACTCCTTCGCCTGGTCCGCCGTGAACCAGCGGTCGCGGTCAGCGTCGTTCTCGACCTGATCCAGCGGCTGACCGGTGTGCTCGGCAATCAGCTTGAAGAGCTGAGCCTTGATATGCAACGACTGCTGCGCCTGGATCTTGATGTCCGACGCCGTTCCACCCATACCGCCGGAGGGCTGGTGCATCATGATTCGCGCGTGCGGCAGGGCGAAGCGCTTGTTCTTCGCACCGGCGCAGAGCAGGAACTGACCCATCGACGCGGCCAGGCCCATGCCGACCGTGGCGACGTCGTTCGAGATCCACTGCATGGTGTCGTAGATCGCCATACCCGAGTCCACCGAACCACCTGGCGAGTTGATGTACAGCCAGATGTCCTTGTTCGGGTCTTCGGCGTTCAGCAGCAGCATCTGAGCGCAGATCGCGTTCGCGTTGTCATCCCGGACCTCGGACCCCAGGAAGATGATCCGGTTGGTCAGCAGGCGCTGGTAGATGTGGTCGTCGAGTCCGCCTGATCCGTTGCCGCCGGCGGCGGTGGGGATGGCTGCGTTTGTCTGGTTCACGAAGCCGACATTACTGGGCCGCATCGACAGACCTAAGCGGGTCCGGCAAGTGTTCGCTCACGGCGCACTGTGTCTGCTGTCAGCTAAGACCGGAAAGCCGGTAAAGGCGGGCCTCCCCAGCTGCCAGCCGCACGTCGAATGCGCCCGCTATCGGCCGGTAATCCCCCGTCGCAGGGGCGAATTCCGCCACCTCGCGGCTGACCGTGACCCGGGCCGTAGTTTGCGCCTGGTGTGACCGGTTGGCCACCAGGAGCCATCGCTGCCCGTCTTCCACCGCCTGCCGAAACCGTCCGATGACCACCGAACCGCCGGTCACGCTCTGTACGACGGCGTCCGCGGCGAACGGTTTGGCGCCCAGCGGCAGCGGGTTCTCGTTCGCGTGCTCGACGGATTCGCTCACCAGGTGCTTGAGTTCCCGGCCGACCGGCGCCAGAAACTCCCGGTTGATCCTGCTCGCGTCGTGATAAACCTGCGTCGGCCGGAGGTCCTTGCCGATCAGCGCGGCGCCGAACTCGAAGTCCTCGCGATTGATCGGCGTCCAATAGGTGAAGTACTGGATCCCCTTGCAGCCATAGGCCAGGCTCATCGTGATCTGCCAGAAGATCTCCGCATAGTTGGGCCGTTTGATGTTCCAGTGGTCGACCGACTGGATGTA
Encoded here:
- a CDS encoding ATP-dependent Clp protease proteolytic subunit; amino-acid sequence: MNYFIPQWEERTSYGMRRVDPYTKLFEERTIFLGTPISDEIANAVMAQLLCLESMDPDRDISIYINSPGGSFTALTAIYDTIRYIKADVATVCLGQAASAAAVLLAAGTPGKRLALPNSRIIIHQPATEGTYGQSSDIEIQANEILRLRSLLEKMISDASGKSIEEVSHDIERDKFLTAEQAVEYGLIDGILESRKAPVPAGV
- a CDS encoding ClpP family protease produces the protein MNQTNAAIPTAAGGNGSGGLDDHIYQRLLTNRIIFLGSEVRDDNANAICAQMLLLNAEDPNKDIWLYINSPGGSVDSGMAIYDTMQWISNDVATVGMGLAASMGQFLLCAGAKNKRFALPHARIMMHQPSGGMGGTASDIKIQAQQSLHIKAQLFKLIAEHTGQPLDQVENDADRDRWFTADQAKEYGFIDHVVASAAQLSSGSPNS